Proteins found in one Bacillus subtilis subsp. subtilis str. 168 genomic segment:
- the yqfC gene encoding conserved sporulation protein of unknown function (Evidence 4: Unknown function but conserved in other organisms; PubMedId: 12662922), with translation MGQRKNRMKAWLTRALEIPPDVMMDLPRITMVGRLHIYIENHRGLLLFSENEVRLMLKQGQCIISGKNFVIKAILPEEILLEGTIDVVRYVES, from the coding sequence ATGGGGCAAAGAAAGAATCGTATGAAAGCTTGGCTGACAAGAGCATTGGAAATTCCCCCGGACGTTATGATGGATCTGCCGAGGATTACAATGGTTGGCAGACTTCATATCTACATAGAAAACCACAGAGGCCTTTTGCTTTTCAGTGAGAATGAAGTGCGGCTGATGCTGAAGCAGGGCCAGTGCATCATATCTGGTAAAAATTTTGTCATCAAGGCGATTCTTCCGGAAGAGATACTTTTGGAGGGTACGATTGATGTCGTTCGATATGTTGAGTCATAA
- the yqfD gene encoding stage IV sporulation protein; putative UDP-glucose-4-epimerase (Evidence 2a: Function from experimental evidences in other organisms; PubMedId: 14523133, 26735940; Product type cp: cell process) → MKNKWLSFFSGKVQLELTGRGIERLLNECTRQGIPVFHVKKKKEAVSLYIQLQDVHAFRRVRSKFKCKARFINRKGFPFLLLKSKLNIGFTIGFAIFFILLFLLSNMVWKIDVTGAKPETEHQMRQHLNEIGVKKGRLQFLMMSPEKIQKSLTNGIDNITWVGVDLKGTTIHMKVVEKNEPEKEKYVSPRNIVAKKKATITRMFVQKGQPMAAIHDHVEKGQLLVSGLIGSEDHQQEVASKAEIYGETWYRSEVTVPLETLFNVYTGKVRTKHKLSFGSLAIPIWGMTFKKEELKHPKTEQEKHSLHFLGFKLPVSYVKEQTRESEEALRKYTKEEAVQEGIKLGKQDVEDKIGENGEVKSEKVLHQTVENGKVKLIILYQVIEDIVQTTPIVRETEE, encoded by the coding sequence GTGAAAAATAAATGGCTGTCTTTTTTTTCGGGTAAGGTCCAGCTTGAATTGACGGGAAGAGGGATTGAGCGGCTCCTTAATGAATGCACAAGACAGGGGATTCCGGTCTTTCATGTCAAAAAAAAGAAAGAAGCCGTATCGTTATATATACAGCTTCAGGATGTACATGCCTTTCGGCGGGTAAGAAGTAAATTTAAATGTAAAGCCCGATTTATCAATCGGAAGGGATTTCCCTTCCTGTTGCTGAAATCAAAGCTGAATATAGGGTTTACGATCGGTTTTGCGATTTTTTTCATTCTTTTGTTTTTGCTGTCCAATATGGTGTGGAAAATTGATGTGACAGGCGCTAAGCCTGAAACAGAACATCAAATGAGGCAGCATCTTAATGAAATCGGCGTCAAAAAGGGCCGTCTGCAGTTTTTAATGATGTCGCCCGAAAAAATACAGAAATCATTAACCAATGGAATAGACAATATCACTTGGGTCGGAGTTGATCTGAAGGGGACGACCATTCATATGAAAGTTGTGGAGAAAAATGAGCCCGAAAAAGAAAAATATGTTAGCCCGCGCAATATTGTCGCCAAAAAGAAAGCAACCATTACGAGAATGTTTGTGCAAAAAGGACAGCCCATGGCCGCCATACACGATCATGTTGAAAAGGGACAGCTGCTTGTTTCGGGACTGATCGGCAGCGAAGACCATCAGCAGGAAGTCGCCTCAAAAGCAGAAATTTATGGAGAAACCTGGTATAGATCAGAAGTGACAGTCCCGCTTGAAACATTATTTAACGTCTATACGGGCAAAGTAAGGACAAAGCACAAGCTTTCTTTTGGTTCTTTGGCAATCCCGATCTGGGGGATGACGTTTAAAAAAGAGGAATTGAAGCATCCAAAAACAGAACAAGAAAAGCATTCGCTTCATTTTCTCGGATTTAAGCTCCCTGTATCCTATGTCAAAGAGCAAACGAGAGAAAGTGAAGAGGCTTTGCGAAAATATACAAAAGAAGAAGCAGTTCAAGAAGGCATTAAATTGGGTAAACAGGATGTAGAGGATAAAATAGGCGAAAACGGCGAGGTGAAAAGTGAAAAAGTTTTGCACCAGACTGTTGAGAATGGTAAAGTAAAGTTGATTATTCTCTACCAAGTTATAGAAGATATCGTTCAAACCACACCTATTGTCAGGGAGACTGAAGAATGA
- the phoH gene encoding phosphate starvation-induced protein (Evidence 1a: Function from experimental evidences in the studied strain; PubMedId: 12762842; Product type ph: phenotype), giving the protein MTEHLLAMNQKLKNPDEALSLFGNQDSFLKLMEKDLNLNIITRGETIYVSGDDESFQIADRLLGSLLALIRKGIEISERDVIYAIKMAKKNELEYFESMYEEEITKNAKGKSIRVKTMGQREYVAAMKRNDLVFGIGPAGTGKTYLAVVKAVHALKNGHIKKIILTRPAVEAGESLGFLPGDLKEKVDPYLRPLYDALHDVLGADHTERLMERGIIEIAPLAYMRGRTLDDAYVILDEAQNTTPAQMKMFLTRLGFGSKMIITGDVSQIDLPKGVKSGLAVAKEMLKGIDGISMIELDQTDVVRHPLVAKIIEAYDKQN; this is encoded by the coding sequence ATGACAGAACATTTACTTGCGATGAATCAAAAACTGAAAAACCCGGACGAGGCGCTTTCACTCTTCGGGAACCAAGATTCTTTTTTGAAATTGATGGAGAAAGATCTGAATTTAAATATCATTACGCGCGGCGAGACGATTTATGTTTCAGGCGATGATGAATCGTTTCAGATTGCAGACAGGCTGCTGGGATCGCTCCTCGCTTTAATTCGCAAGGGGATAGAGATCTCTGAACGTGATGTGATTTACGCCATCAAAATGGCAAAGAAGAATGAACTTGAATACTTTGAAAGCATGTATGAAGAAGAAATTACAAAAAACGCAAAAGGCAAATCAATCCGTGTAAAAACAATGGGACAGCGGGAATACGTGGCCGCTATGAAGCGGAATGACCTTGTATTCGGCATTGGTCCGGCGGGAACCGGGAAAACGTACCTGGCTGTCGTAAAAGCAGTCCATGCTTTAAAAAACGGACATATCAAAAAAATCATTTTAACAAGACCTGCCGTGGAAGCCGGTGAAAGCCTTGGTTTTCTCCCAGGTGACCTAAAAGAAAAAGTAGATCCTTATTTGCGCCCGCTGTATGACGCTCTCCATGATGTGCTTGGGGCAGATCATACAGAACGTCTGATGGAAAGAGGCATCATTGAAATTGCTCCGCTCGCATATATGAGGGGACGGACGCTCGATGATGCTTATGTTATACTTGATGAAGCACAGAATACCACGCCTGCTCAAATGAAAATGTTTTTGACGAGACTGGGTTTTGGCTCTAAAATGATCATTACAGGTGACGTTAGCCAAATTGATCTGCCGAAAGGCGTCAAATCGGGACTTGCAGTAGCGAAGGAGATGCTGAAAGGAATAGACGGCATTTCTATGATTGAGCTAGACCAGACAGACGTGGTCAGACATCCGCTTGTTGCGAAAATTATTGAAGCATACGATAAGCAAAATTAA
- the rnrY gene encoding endonuclease involved in 70S ribosomes quality control (Evidence 2a: Function from experimental evidences in other organisms; PubMedId: 16511207, 16818608, 19181801, 20639334, 20807199, 23273979, 23638028, 24511998, 24901994, 28031281; Product type e: enzyme): MSLLIDIVDETGSVSEEMLKEVENLLQFAAEREGVQDQAEVSVTIVSNDDIHQINKEYRGKDAPTDVISFALEEEGEGEIEIVGAEMPPVLGDIIISADRTREQAEEYNHSFKRELGFLAVHGFLHLLGYDHMTKEEEEEMFTKQKELLDAYGLKRS; the protein is encoded by the coding sequence ATGAGTTTACTGATTGATATCGTTGATGAAACGGGAAGCGTCTCAGAAGAGATGCTCAAAGAAGTAGAAAATCTGCTTCAATTTGCCGCTGAGCGTGAAGGCGTTCAGGATCAGGCTGAAGTTTCTGTCACGATTGTTTCCAATGATGACATACATCAGATTAACAAAGAATACCGGGGAAAGGATGCTCCGACAGATGTCATCTCATTTGCTCTTGAAGAAGAGGGAGAAGGCGAGATCGAAATCGTGGGCGCCGAAATGCCTCCGGTTTTAGGTGATATTATCATCAGTGCCGATCGCACAAGAGAGCAGGCAGAGGAGTATAATCATTCTTTTAAAAGAGAGCTCGGATTTCTAGCTGTACACGGATTTCTGCACCTTTTAGGATATGACCATATGACGAAAGAGGAAGAAGAGGAGATGTTTACTAAGCAAAAGGAATTGCTGGACGCTTATGGACTCAAAAGATCATAG
- the floA gene encoding flotillin-like protein involved in membrane lipid rafts (Evidence 1a: Function from experimental evidences in the studied strain; PubMedId: 12501411, 22753055; Product type m: membrane component): MDPSTLMILAIVAVAIIVLAVFFTFVPVMLWISALAAGVKISIFTLVGMRLRRVIPNRVVNPLIKAHKAGLNVGTNQLESHYLAGGNVDRVVNALIAAQRANIELTFERCAAIDLAGRDVLEAVQMSVNPKVIETPFIAGVAMDGIEVKAKARITVRANIERLVGGAGEETIVARVGEGIVSTIGSSDNHKKVLENPDMISQTVLGKGLDSGTAFEILSIDIADVDIGKNIGAILQTDQAEADKNIAQAKAEERRAMAVAQEQEMRARVEEMRAKVVEAEAEVPLAMAEALREGNIGVMDYMNIKNIDADTEMRDSFGKLTKDPSDEDRKS; encoded by the coding sequence ATGGATCCGTCAACACTTATGATTCTGGCAATTGTCGCAGTAGCGATCATTGTTTTGGCAGTATTTTTTACATTTGTGCCTGTAATGCTTTGGATTTCAGCTTTGGCAGCCGGAGTGAAAATCAGCATTTTCACTCTAGTTGGGATGAGGCTTCGCCGCGTCATTCCGAATCGGGTTGTTAACCCGCTGATTAAAGCGCATAAAGCGGGACTTAATGTTGGAACAAACCAGCTTGAAAGCCACTATCTGGCTGGAGGTAATGTTGACAGAGTCGTCAACGCGCTTATCGCCGCTCAGCGAGCTAACATTGAACTCACATTCGAGCGCTGTGCTGCCATTGATCTTGCAGGCCGGGACGTGTTGGAAGCTGTTCAAATGAGCGTTAATCCTAAGGTGATTGAAACACCGTTCATTGCCGGCGTCGCAATGGACGGGATTGAAGTGAAAGCGAAAGCGAGAATCACAGTAAGAGCGAATATCGAGCGCCTCGTCGGGGGAGCAGGGGAAGAAACCATTGTAGCTCGTGTAGGTGAGGGAATCGTTTCTACAATCGGTTCATCTGATAATCATAAAAAAGTGCTTGAAAACCCTGACATGATTTCTCAGACAGTCCTTGGAAAAGGATTGGACTCAGGAACTGCGTTTGAAATTCTCTCAATTGATATTGCAGATGTAGATATCGGCAAAAACATCGGGGCAATTTTACAAACCGATCAGGCCGAGGCTGATAAAAACATCGCGCAGGCAAAAGCGGAAGAACGACGTGCGATGGCTGTCGCTCAAGAACAGGAAATGCGTGCCCGCGTAGAAGAAATGCGCGCGAAAGTAGTAGAAGCCGAGGCGGAAGTGCCGCTTGCGATGGCAGAAGCTTTGCGTGAAGGGAATATTGGCGTCATGGATTACATGAATATCAAGAACATCGATGCTGACACAGAAATGCGTGATTCATTCGGCAAGCTGACGAAAGACCCTTCGGATGAAGACCGCAAATCATAA
- the nfeDA gene encoding putative membrane bound peptidase of unkwnown function (Evidence 3: Putative function from multiple computational evidences; PubMedId: 22720735, 22753055; Product type e: enzyme) → MLQIKGFRAALLGIFLLSLLGVQLNAKAEKQTVYVIPVEKNVEQGLASFLSRSLQDAKDAHADHIILDINTPGGLVKSAIDMADLITESEIPVTAYVNKRALSAGAYIALQADHIYMAPGGKMGAAAIVDGQGNAADQKAQSLWLAEMEDAAVKNNRDPKYALAMADPDIDAKEVGAPKGDLLTLNADKAIEVGYSEGTADNLSTLVKKLGFEKAQISYAKESFAEKTARWLTNPVIVPILLTIAFLGLTVELFSPGVGLPGTAGLIALLLFFYGHLAAGLAGYETVLLFIAGVILILLEIFLPGGIIGLLGLGAIIASLFLAAGSFTVMAVSLLIASAVSITAFILLTRVLGKRMKFFKKLILNDSTNTESGYVSNQTRTDLMGKVGITFTPLRPSGTVIIDDERLDVVSEGSFTEKDKKVKVIKVEGSRIVVREI, encoded by the coding sequence TTGCTTCAAATCAAAGGATTCCGTGCTGCTCTTTTGGGTATATTTTTACTTTCTTTATTAGGCGTACAGCTGAACGCAAAAGCAGAAAAACAAACTGTTTATGTGATCCCGGTTGAAAAAAATGTCGAACAGGGTCTCGCCTCGTTTTTGTCCCGTTCGTTACAAGACGCAAAGGATGCACATGCAGACCATATTATTCTTGATATCAATACCCCGGGGGGATTGGTCAAATCTGCTATTGATATGGCCGATTTGATAACCGAAAGCGAGATCCCCGTAACTGCATATGTCAACAAACGCGCGTTGTCTGCTGGTGCATATATTGCACTTCAAGCAGATCACATTTATATGGCGCCTGGCGGAAAAATGGGAGCCGCCGCGATTGTTGATGGCCAAGGCAATGCCGCTGACCAAAAAGCTCAATCACTTTGGCTGGCAGAGATGGAAGATGCCGCAGTGAAAAATAACCGCGATCCAAAATATGCGCTCGCAATGGCTGACCCAGATATAGATGCCAAGGAAGTTGGCGCGCCTAAGGGAGATCTGCTGACACTTAACGCAGACAAGGCGATTGAGGTAGGCTATTCAGAAGGCACTGCTGACAATTTGTCCACGCTCGTAAAGAAGCTTGGGTTCGAAAAGGCGCAGATCAGCTATGCAAAGGAGAGCTTTGCGGAAAAGACGGCAAGATGGCTGACGAATCCGGTCATTGTCCCTATTCTGCTGACAATCGCTTTTTTAGGTCTGACGGTAGAGCTTTTTTCCCCGGGTGTCGGCCTCCCTGGAACGGCTGGACTCATTGCGTTATTGCTGTTCTTTTACGGGCATCTTGCAGCCGGCCTTGCCGGGTATGAGACGGTTCTCCTCTTTATAGCAGGGGTGATTCTCATTCTGCTTGAGATTTTTCTTCCCGGAGGAATCATTGGATTACTGGGCTTGGGAGCGATTATTGCGAGCCTGTTTTTAGCCGCGGGGAGCTTCACTGTCATGGCGGTTTCTCTCTTGATCGCCTCAGCTGTTTCGATTACAGCTTTTATTTTACTGACAAGGGTGTTGGGAAAGCGTATGAAATTCTTTAAGAAATTGATATTAAATGATTCTACAAACACGGAGAGCGGCTACGTTTCAAATCAAACGCGCACGGACTTAATGGGAAAAGTGGGTATAACCTTTACACCGCTGCGTCCTTCCGGTACCGTGATTATTGATGATGAACGCCTTGACGTTGTATCGGAGGGATCGTTTACAGAAAAAGATAAAAAAGTAAAAGTGATAAAAGTAGAAGGCTCACGCATTGTCGTGAGAGAAATTTAA
- the pgpH gene encoding c-di-AMP-degrading phosphodiesterases (Evidence 1a: Function from experimental evidences in the studied strain; PubMedId: 16751502, 26240071, 27378384; Product type e: enzyme), which translates to MLKKKAKTKSSSKKWSSFKNARSMHVLLYLLLAAIMFALLFVHVKPETLDLDLFSVSDKTIYAPATVEDQKATEEKKQAAEDAVEDQYTLKKEYTDNRIDLVSSIFDSISEVKKSSEEGSKSPSEKSMVKSVKDKLTSDVNDSISEDSIKTLLKADSEDFSFVRDTVITAVNTVMSSEIPSDKLSDAKDKVEKELKSNSIPSKYLGAATEIGRFAIIPNYVFDPKATEAKRQEASDNVQQVQIKQGQVLVEENDLIDREVYRKLELTGLLNNSNLFKPISGLLIMIGLFIATLVYYFEKQKQNLKFKNQSILLFSIITTLLLVIMEVVSLFQKMEYNNIGYLVPIAAGAILIKLLMNERIAILGSIILAICGSMMFNQGVTGTFNYVIGIYYLISGISGVLFLGKHNARSKILQTGLFVAFINMVVVLSLLLIQNTALSGLEIGTLMLMGVVSGFASSVLIIGLMPFFETGFGILSTMRLLELSNPNHPLLRKILTETPGTYHHSVMVANLSEAACEAVGANGLLARVGAYYHDLGKTKRPQYFIENQMNIDNPHDKLSPQLSKNIIISHTTDGANMLRSYKFPKELVDIAEQHHGTSLLKFFYYKAKEKGDQITEEEFRYPGPKPQSKEAAIISVADSVEAAVRSMHNPNPERIEKLVRGIISDKLQDGQFSECDLTFKELDTIAKTLCATLKGIFHSRIEYPEATKKVK; encoded by the coding sequence GTGTTGAAAAAGAAGGCTAAGACCAAAAGCAGCTCAAAAAAATGGAGCAGTTTTAAAAATGCCCGCTCCATGCATGTACTGCTGTATCTTCTGCTGGCTGCCATTATGTTTGCTTTGCTCTTTGTACATGTTAAGCCGGAAACACTTGATTTAGACCTGTTTTCAGTCAGCGACAAGACCATTTACGCTCCGGCAACCGTAGAAGATCAAAAAGCCACAGAGGAAAAAAAGCAAGCCGCTGAGGACGCGGTTGAAGATCAATATACATTAAAAAAAGAATATACAGACAATCGGATTGACCTTGTGTCATCAATATTCGACAGTATTAGTGAAGTGAAAAAATCATCGGAAGAAGGCAGTAAATCACCATCGGAAAAATCAATGGTCAAATCTGTAAAGGACAAATTGACATCAGATGTGAATGATTCTATATCGGAGGATTCCATCAAGACATTGCTGAAAGCAGACAGTGAAGACTTTTCTTTTGTCAGAGATACGGTCATTACCGCGGTAAATACGGTCATGAGCAGTGAAATCCCTTCGGATAAACTATCTGATGCAAAGGATAAGGTAGAAAAAGAGCTAAAGAGCAATTCTATTCCGTCTAAATACTTGGGAGCCGCGACAGAAATCGGGCGTTTTGCTATTATTCCGAATTACGTCTTCGATCCGAAAGCAACAGAGGCAAAACGGCAGGAAGCCTCAGATAATGTCCAGCAGGTTCAAATCAAACAGGGGCAAGTGCTCGTGGAAGAAAATGACCTCATTGATCGGGAAGTGTACAGGAAACTTGAGCTGACCGGGTTATTAAATAACTCAAATCTCTTTAAACCGATCAGCGGGCTATTGATTATGATCGGACTTTTCATTGCAACACTTGTATATTATTTTGAAAAACAGAAACAAAATCTGAAGTTTAAAAACCAATCCATTCTGTTATTCTCCATAATCACAACACTTTTGCTTGTGATCATGGAGGTTGTCAGTTTGTTTCAGAAGATGGAGTATAATAATATCGGCTATCTGGTCCCCATTGCGGCCGGCGCCATCTTAATCAAACTGCTGATGAATGAACGCATTGCCATTTTGGGAAGTATCATTCTTGCGATTTGCGGAAGTATGATGTTTAATCAGGGTGTGACAGGAACATTCAATTATGTCATAGGGATTTATTATTTGATCAGCGGCATTTCAGGTGTATTATTTTTAGGAAAACACAATGCAAGATCAAAGATTTTGCAGACCGGACTTTTCGTGGCGTTTATTAATATGGTTGTCGTTCTATCCTTATTATTGATCCAGAACACTGCGCTGTCGGGTCTTGAAATCGGCACGTTAATGCTCATGGGGGTTGTGTCGGGGTTTGCTTCATCTGTATTGATCATCGGTCTGATGCCGTTTTTTGAGACGGGCTTTGGCATTTTATCCACCATGAGGCTGCTCGAGCTGTCTAATCCTAACCATCCGCTATTGCGCAAAATACTGACGGAAACACCAGGTACATATCATCACAGTGTAATGGTTGCCAATTTATCAGAGGCAGCCTGTGAAGCGGTTGGGGCTAATGGTTTGCTTGCAAGAGTCGGCGCATATTATCACGATCTCGGAAAAACAAAGCGCCCGCAATATTTTATTGAAAACCAAATGAATATTGACAATCCGCATGACAAGCTGTCACCTCAGTTGAGCAAAAATATTATTATCTCGCATACGACAGACGGTGCGAATATGCTGAGAAGCTATAAATTTCCGAAAGAGCTTGTCGATATTGCTGAGCAGCATCATGGAACCTCGCTTTTAAAGTTTTTTTACTATAAAGCGAAGGAAAAAGGCGACCAGATTACAGAGGAAGAGTTCCGTTATCCGGGACCGAAGCCGCAGTCAAAGGAAGCCGCAATTATATCAGTGGCCGACAGTGTTGAAGCGGCCGTCAGATCCATGCACAATCCAAATCCTGAACGAATTGAAAAGCTTGTCCGGGGTATTATATCCGATAAGCTTCAGGACGGACAGTTCAGTGAATGCGATTTGACATTTAAAGAGCTGGATACAATCGCAAAAACGCTCTGTGCAACATTAAAAGGAATTTTCCACTCCCGGATTGAATATCCGGAGGCTACTAAGAAGGTGAAATAG
- the rpsU gene encoding ribosomal protein S21 (Evidence 1a: Function from experimental evidences in the studied strain; PubMedId: 12682299, 22720735, 23002217, 25035996; Product type s: structure) — MSKTVVRKNESLEDALRRFKRSVSKTGTLQEARKREFYEKPSVKRKKKSEAARKRKF, encoded by the coding sequence ATGTCAAAAACGGTCGTTAGAAAAAACGAATCGCTTGAAGATGCTCTTCGTCGCTTCAAACGCAGTGTATCAAAGACAGGTACTTTGCAAGAAGCAAGAAAGCGTGAATTTTATGAAAAACCTAGCGTAAAGCGCAAGAAAAAGTCTGAAGCTGCTAGAAAACGCAAATTCTAA
- the yqfB gene encoding hypothetical protein (Evidence 4: Unknown function but conserved in other organisms), whose protein sequence is MEDLLTNPLIIAAIIGIISAIFGKKSKEEKQNSQKRKKPQHVQSASPQKKQSKEDAPAPIPNRMEQARREAEERRRETARNLKGLERDLAAAKQKTVYTKQKMLQVNKDTVVQGIVLGEVFGPPRAKKPHRTMRPARKN, encoded by the coding sequence ATGGAAGATTTACTGACCAATCCGCTTATTATTGCAGCGATCATCGGAATCATTTCTGCGATTTTCGGCAAAAAGAGCAAAGAAGAAAAGCAAAACAGCCAAAAAAGAAAAAAACCTCAACACGTGCAATCTGCTTCTCCTCAAAAGAAGCAGTCAAAAGAAGATGCCCCTGCACCTATCCCTAACCGTATGGAACAGGCAAGACGGGAAGCGGAAGAAAGACGCAGGGAAACAGCAAGAAACCTGAAAGGGCTGGAACGAGATCTTGCTGCTGCCAAACAAAAAACAGTATACACAAAACAAAAAATGCTTCAGGTGAATAAAGACACCGTCGTACAGGGGATCGTTCTAGGAGAGGTGTTCGGACCTCCACGGGCGAAAAAACCTCACCGTACGATGCGCCCGGCCCGTAAAAATTAA
- the yqeY gene encoding conserved protein of unknown function with tRNA aminoacid amidase domain (Evidence 4: Unknown function but conserved in other organisms; PubMedId: 17284460, 22720735, 25149203), producing the protein MSLLERLNQDMKLYMKNREKDKLTVVRMVKASLQNEAIKLKKDSLTEDEELTVLSRELKQRKDSLQEFSNANRLDLVDKVQKELDILEVYLPEQLSEEELRTIVNETIAEVGASSKADMGKVMGAIMPKVKGKADGSLINKLVSSQLS; encoded by the coding sequence ATGAGTCTTCTTGAGCGTCTCAACCAGGATATGAAGCTGTATATGAAAAACCGTGAGAAAGACAAACTGACTGTCGTTCGAATGGTTAAGGCTTCACTTCAAAATGAAGCAATTAAGCTTAAGAAAGACAGTTTGACCGAGGATGAGGAACTCACTGTCCTTTCTCGTGAACTTAAGCAACGTAAAGACTCCCTCCAGGAATTTTCAAACGCTAATCGTTTAGATTTAGTAGATAAAGTTCAAAAAGAGCTGGACATTTTAGAAGTTTATTTACCTGAGCAGCTGTCAGAAGAAGAGCTGCGTACAATCGTAAATGAAACCATCGCGGAGGTCGGTGCGAGCTCAAAAGCGGACATGGGCAAAGTGATGGGGGCAATTATGCCTAAAGTAAAAGGTAAAGCTGACGGAAGTTTAATTAATAAGCTTGTGAGCAGTCAACTGTCTTAA